From a single Couchioplanes caeruleus genomic region:
- a CDS encoding TetR/AcrR family transcriptional regulator: MTVDQHQRPGPPAPRRRSRRDEILEIAVGLFAARGYHGVSMDDIGSAAGVTGPALYHHFAGKEAMLVAALIPVSESLLHGGRERVGRRSGDAQATLSDLIEFHVEFALANPAVIALHLHELDRLPDEPKRQIRRLQRLYVEEWVGVLSTLRPELDAGEARVLAHSAFGLMNSTPFLGGEVDRQRRAALLREATMHALIGR; this comes from the coding sequence GTGACGGTAGATCAGCACCAGCGTCCTGGACCGCCGGCCCCTCGCCGCCGGTCGCGCCGGGACGAGATCCTCGAGATCGCGGTCGGCCTCTTCGCCGCTCGCGGATATCACGGCGTATCGATGGATGACATCGGTTCCGCCGCCGGGGTGACCGGTCCGGCGCTGTACCACCACTTCGCCGGGAAGGAGGCCATGCTGGTCGCCGCGCTCATCCCGGTCAGCGAGAGCCTGCTCCACGGCGGCCGCGAGCGGGTCGGGCGTCGCTCCGGCGACGCGCAGGCCACGCTGTCCGACCTGATCGAGTTCCACGTCGAGTTCGCGCTGGCCAACCCCGCGGTGATCGCGCTGCACCTGCACGAGCTGGACCGGCTGCCGGATGAGCCGAAGCGGCAGATCCGGCGGTTGCAGCGCCTGTACGTGGAGGAGTGGGTCGGAGTGCTGTCCACGCTGCGTCCCGAGCTGGACGCCGGCGAGGCGCGGGTACTGGCACACTCGGCATTCGGCTTGATGAACTCGACGCCCTTCCTGGGCGGCGAGGTCGACCGCCAACGCCGGGCCGCCCTCCTGCGCGAGGCGACCATGCACGCACTGATCGGCCGCTGA
- a CDS encoding VanZ family protein, translating into MGAAWRDHGVTIVVALLVLPAASLLAYRWRRHSVSRRHAIAEVGMVAGSVPWAVMLFTPQPAPRSVDLVPLHDLPSWVAGDPGTAAAQIVGNLLVLAALGFFLPLRFVSFASLWRVAAVAVVASGVVETLQWVLAIGRVSSADDVLVNTLGAVLAAAASRPWWARSSPVGENLPRHSRQSVPPETADVPDRTA; encoded by the coding sequence GTGGGTGCGGCTTGGCGGGATCACGGCGTCACCATCGTCGTCGCGCTCCTTGTCCTTCCCGCGGCGAGCCTCCTGGCGTACCGGTGGCGTCGGCACAGCGTGAGTCGCCGGCATGCGATCGCCGAGGTGGGGATGGTGGCCGGCTCGGTGCCCTGGGCCGTCATGCTCTTCACGCCGCAGCCCGCTCCGCGCTCGGTCGATCTCGTACCGCTGCACGACCTGCCGTCCTGGGTGGCGGGCGACCCGGGCACCGCGGCGGCTCAGATTGTCGGGAATCTGCTCGTGCTTGCCGCCTTGGGCTTCTTCCTGCCGCTGCGGTTCGTCTCTTTCGCCTCCCTGTGGCGGGTGGCGGCCGTGGCAGTCGTCGCCTCGGGCGTGGTCGAGACCCTCCAGTGGGTGCTCGCCATCGGCCGGGTGTCGAGCGCCGACGACGTGCTCGTCAATACCCTCGGGGCCGTGTTGGCTGCTGCGGCCTCGCGACCATGGTGGGCGCGTTCCTCGCCGGTCGGCGAGAACCTGCCGCGGCATAGCCGACAAAGCGTCCCGCCGGAAACAGCTGACGTGCCGGACCGCACTGCCTGA